A genome region from Macaca nemestrina isolate mMacNem1 chromosome 20, mMacNem.hap1, whole genome shotgun sequence includes the following:
- the LOC105478560 gene encoding hepatocyte nuclear factor 3-gamma: MLGSVKMEAHDLAEWSYYPEAGEVYSPVTPVPTMAPLNSYMTLNPLSSPYPPGGLPASPLPSGPLAPPAPAAPLGPTFPGLGASGGSSSSGYGAPGPGLVHGKEMPKGYRRPLAHAKPPYSYISLITMAIQQAPGKMLTLSEIYQWIMDLFPYYRENQQRWQNSIRHSLSFNDCFVKVARSPDKPGKGSYWALHPSSGNMFENGCYLRRQKRFKLEEKVKKGGSGAATTTRNGTGSAASTTTPPVATVTSPPQPPPPAPEPEAQGGEDVGALDCGSPPSSTPYFTGLELPGELKLDAPYNFNHPFSINNLMSEQTPAPPKLDVGFGGYGAEGGEAGVYYQGLYSRSLLNAS; encoded by the coding sequence GTCTACTCTCCGGTGACCCCAGTTCCCACCATGGCCCCCCTCAACTCCTACATGACCCTGAACCCTCTAAGCTCTCCCTATCCCCCTGGGGGGCTCCCTGCCTCCCCATTGCCCTCAGGACCCCTGGCACCCCCAGCACCTGCAGCACCCCTGGGGCCCACCTTCCCAGGCCTGGGTgccagtggtggcagcagcagctcAGGGTATGGGGCCCCGGGTCCTGGGCTGGTGCATGGGAAGGAGATGCCGAAGGGGTATCGGCGGCCCCTGGCACACGCCAAGCCACCGTATTCCTACATCTCGCTCATCACCATGGCCATCCAGCAGGCACCGGGCAAGATGCTGACCTTGAGTGAAATCTACCAGTGGATCATGGACCTCTTCCCTTACTACCGGGAGAATCAGCAGCGCTGGCAGAACTCCATTCGCCACTCGCTGTCTTTCAACGATTGCTTCGTCAAGGTGGCGCGCTCCCCAGACAAGCCTGGCAAGGGCTCCTACTGGGCCCTGCACCCCAGCTCAGGGAACATGTTTGAGAACGGTTGCTACCTGCGCCGCCAGAAGCGCTTCAAGCTGGAGGAGAAGGTGAAGAAAGGGGGCAGTGGAGCTGCTACCACCACTAGGAACGGGACAGGGTCTGCTGCCTCGACCACCACCCCCCCCGTGGCCACAGTCACCTCCCcgccccagcccccacctccgGCCCCTGAGCCTGAGGCCCAGGGTGGGGAAGATGTGGGGGCTCTGGACTGTGGCTCACCCCCTTCCTCCACACCCTATTTCACTGGCCTGGAGCTCCCAGGGGAGCTGAAGCTAGATGCGCCCTACAACTTCAACCACCCTTTCTCCATCAACAACCTGATGTCAGAACAGACACCAGCACCTCCCAAACTGGACGTGGGGTTTGGGGGCTACGGGGCTGAGGGTGGGGAGGCTGGAGTCTACTACCAGGGCCTTTATTCCCGCTCTCTGCTTAATGCATCCTAG